In Pseudobacter ginsenosidimutans, the following are encoded in one genomic region:
- a CDS encoding ABC transporter ATP-binding protein, whose protein sequence is MENIVECRNLTHYYGKKLVYENLSFNIRRGSILGLLGKNGAGKTTTINIINGFLTPRSGECIILGENSRNLSPAVKAKIGFLIEGHIQYAFMNIHQIEKFYSGFYPNWKREAYFELMAKLKVTPKQKISTMSCGQRSQVALGLILAQDPDLLVLDDFTLGLDPGYRRLFVDYLREYAKAENKTIFTTSHIIQDMERLIDDVMIMDYNRVLAYMPLSQFMGTFRQFNFDTTANEIVFGKNGPIVNHERVKNTVELYTYAQQDEVSAYLDARGIPFSDLRAVEISLEDAFIGLTGKY, encoded by the coding sequence ATGGAGAATATCGTAGAATGTAGAAACCTTACCCATTACTATGGGAAAAAGCTGGTGTACGAAAACCTCAGCTTCAATATCCGGAGAGGCAGTATCCTCGGATTGTTAGGCAAGAATGGTGCGGGTAAAACCACTACCATCAATATCATCAATGGCTTTCTCACTCCCAGGAGCGGGGAATGTATCATTCTCGGCGAGAACTCGCGCAACCTCTCTCCTGCAGTGAAAGCGAAGATCGGCTTCCTCATCGAAGGTCATATCCAGTATGCCTTCATGAATATCCACCAGATCGAAAAGTTCTATTCCGGCTTCTATCCCAACTGGAAACGCGAAGCCTATTTTGAACTGATGGCCAAACTGAAAGTGACGCCCAAACAGAAGATCAGCACCATGAGCTGCGGACAACGCTCACAGGTGGCACTGGGTCTCATCCTGGCCCAGGACCCTGACCTGCTGGTGCTGGACGATTTCACACTTGGCCTCGATCCAGGCTACCGCCGCCTCTTTGTAGACTATCTCCGTGAGTATGCGAAAGCAGAGAACAAAACCATTTTCACTACATCCCATATTATCCAGGATATGGAAAGACTTATAGACGATGTGATGATCATGGACTATAACCGCGTGCTTGCCTACATGCCCCTCAGCCAGTTCATGGGCACCTTCCGCCAGTTCAATTTCGACACCACCGCCAATGAGATCGTTTTCGGGAAAAACGGACCGATCGTAAATCACGAAAGAGTAAAAAATACTGTAGAGCTCTATACCTATGCGCAGCAGGATGAAGTGAGCGCTTACCTGGATGCCCGGGGCATTCCCTTTTCTGATCTTCGTGCTGTTGAAATAAGCCTGGAAGACGCATTTATTGGATTAACCGGAAAATATTAA
- a CDS encoding RNA polymerase sigma factor: MVKKSPDTARDLISQIAAGNESAFKTLFNNYSKRLFSFALAMTKSSADAEEIIQECFTRLWIQRNQLPAIDSPEAYLYRMVRNRTLDHLRKISREQKMINQVWTNLSQPDRSLEEFILTREYQQLIDQALSQLPLQKQQVYRLSREQEHSHEEIAAITGLSKSRVNNIITETLKFIKAHLDKHSGELGMIFWIYAWNHFR, from the coding sequence TTGGTTAAGAAATCCCCTGATACCGCAAGAGATCTGATCTCTCAGATCGCTGCAGGCAATGAGTCTGCCTTCAAAACCTTGTTCAATAACTACAGCAAGCGCCTTTTCTCCTTCGCACTGGCCATGACCAAATCCTCCGCCGATGCAGAAGAGATCATCCAGGAATGCTTCACCCGCCTCTGGATCCAGCGGAACCAGCTTCCCGCTATCGATTCCCCCGAAGCCTACCTCTACCGGATGGTCCGTAACCGAACCCTCGATCATCTCCGCAAGATCTCCCGTGAACAAAAAATGATCAACCAGGTCTGGACAAATCTCTCCCAGCCCGATCGCTCACTGGAAGAATTCATCCTCACGCGCGAATACCAGCAACTGATCGATCAGGCCCTGAGCCAGCTCCCTCTTCAAAAACAACAGGTATACCGCCTCAGCCGGGAACAGGAACACTCGCACGAAGAAATTGCAGCCATCACCGGCCTCTCCAAAAGCCGGGTGAACAATATCATCACGGAAACGCTGAAGTTCATCAAAGCGCATCTCGACAAACATTCCGGCGAACTCGGAATGATCTTCTGGATCTATGCCTGGAACCATTTCCGCTGA
- a CDS encoding sigma-70 family RNA polymerase sigma factor, with product MSHRNSNTDEIVQQFRSGNADTFAIIFHQFYLEILFFAKQILDRPREAERIVENTFIDLWKSHTQFENWKAIKAYLYKNVRDACFGMIEIGQKGIKDDGLSVYVWRDATQFMEKELSRPGIWRELSYNPTENLPPLAKEYFQQLKQEKFKN from the coding sequence ATGAGCCACCGGAATTCTAATACAGACGAGATCGTACAACAATTCAGATCGGGTAATGCCGACACATTTGCAATCATTTTTCACCAGTTCTATTTAGAGATACTTTTTTTTGCCAAACAAATTTTGGACAGACCCAGGGAAGCTGAAAGAATTGTAGAGAATACGTTTATAGATCTTTGGAAATCACACACACAATTCGAAAACTGGAAAGCCATCAAGGCTTATCTGTATAAAAATGTGAGGGATGCCTGTTTTGGAATGATCGAGATTGGGCAGAAAGGCATCAAGGATGACGGTTTATCCGTTTATGTGTGGCGGGACGCCACCCAGTTCATGGAAAAAGAACTGAGCCGGCCGGGAATATGGAGAGAGCTTTCCTACAATCCCACTGAAAATCTGCCGCCGCTGGCCAAAGAATATTTCCAGCAGCTGAAGCAGGAAAAATTTAAAAACTGA
- a CDS encoding DUF4857 domain-containing protein: MIPKISRYLLVAVAVITFAYVLPSIYNVLFDTRINAPYITYSTTHKEYFAALWQDGKSVFTDRHGKIYTQQQFMENTPIENYSYHLSKGTYLDSFAGMRLDPRQLQRESFFSWLELSQLNTPVYGIYPLFESQPEFGLSFSKDYFRIGKRIEFIDAKTNKLNEAKSKQFNEVLQREGFSYPAKMAAGLPTLMKKRDEGWFIVDNKDQLFHLKLIKGEPWLKKIQTPAGMQFRYIVCNDFDADEFYAIIITPDSKIYVLNKKDYSTTQLPVEGYNVNNTSAIISGTLFNKTVVARSDKGVQLTTMDRNYKVIDKYFYPLPQKSEMAIGKVASALFPFQLDLSSPHNEFISFHLSDSKNWSWLVLNLVLVIITLILIRREGKSLGRSIPDLVIVALTGIFGFLAVHIIPNKQY; this comes from the coding sequence ATGATACCCAAAATTAGTCGTTACCTGCTGGTGGCAGTCGCCGTGATCACATTCGCATATGTACTGCCTTCCATTTACAATGTGCTGTTCGATACCCGCATCAATGCACCTTATATCACTTACAGCACCACACACAAAGAATATTTTGCCGCACTCTGGCAGGACGGGAAATCCGTTTTCACAGACAGACACGGGAAAATCTATACCCAGCAACAGTTCATGGAGAATACACCCATCGAGAACTATTCTTACCATCTCTCGAAAGGCACTTATCTCGACAGCTTCGCAGGCATGCGCCTCGATCCGCGGCAATTGCAGCGCGAGAGTTTTTTCAGCTGGCTGGAATTATCGCAACTCAATACACCTGTGTATGGCATCTATCCCTTATTTGAATCGCAACCTGAATTCGGATTGAGCTTCTCGAAGGATTATTTCCGTATCGGCAAAAGGATCGAATTCATCGATGCAAAGACCAACAAGCTGAACGAAGCCAAGAGCAAACAATTCAATGAAGTACTGCAAAGGGAAGGATTCAGCTATCCTGCAAAGATGGCCGCCGGCCTGCCTACCCTGATGAAGAAAAGGGACGAAGGCTGGTTCATTGTAGACAACAAAGACCAGTTGTTCCACCTGAAGCTGATCAAAGGCGAGCCCTGGCTCAAAAAGATACAAACACCTGCCGGTATGCAATTCAGGTATATTGTTTGTAACGATTTTGATGCCGATGAATTCTATGCCATCATCATCACTCCCGATTCCAAAATTTATGTGCTGAACAAGAAAGATTACAGCACAACCCAATTACCCGTGGAAGGCTACAATGTCAACAATACCAGCGCCATCATCAGCGGTACGCTGTTCAACAAAACAGTAGTAGCCCGATCAGACAAAGGTGTGCAGCTCACTACGATGGACAGGAACTATAAAGTGATTGATAAATATTTCTACCCACTGCCACAGAAATCGGAAATGGCCATCGGCAAAGTGGCTTCCGCCCTCTTCCCTTTCCAGCTGGATCTCAGCTCCCCGCACAATGAGTTCATCAGCTTTCACCTGAGCGACAGCAAAAACTGGAGCTGGCTGGTATTGAATCTTGTACTGGTTATTATAACATTGATACTTATACGAAGAGAGGGAAAAAGTCTGGGAAGAAGTATTCCGGACCTGGTGATCGTTGCACTGACAGGCATCTTTGGATTCCTGGCCGTGCATATCATTCCGAATAAGCAATATTGA
- a CDS encoding RagB/SusD family nutrient uptake outer membrane protein gives MKKLLSIMMAGLLFAGCDKYIDINEKGKVIPTTIDDFYDIMCDYSYFIMSSSNAFMASDDIKVYKDEVNRMFFGADMFTNGYLWKDFIFVNEQDNDQDWNFLYKTIYKSNVVLDKIDKATGSNEVLRKKTKGEALAQRAYSYFMLVNLYSQHYNPATYEKDLGVPLYLVADINDAKPRATVKAVYDQIEKDLTDALPLLPPTPEFNYHPSQAGVNGLLAKVYLYQGKYELAKQKAQAALDVYSFLYDLKDMDFIPGLPKYLGVAGAPNRAIDNREGLWHKQAHNTFIYMIGVYMSDEHRALYNNKDRRLYLTLIEEGMFGNNQHGLNIWPKEKYFKIGVYTPELYLIRAECNARLNQPGLAIDDLNTLRAKRFLPADFVAIDRNQTDLQALELVLKERRMELFAEGWRWFDLKRLNLDPRFRKDISRDWGGETITLKPDDKNYVLPIPKKVMVLNPLLEQNPRDNRQ, from the coding sequence ATGAAAAAATTACTCAGCATCATGATGGCAGGACTTTTGTTCGCGGGATGCGACAAATACATCGACATCAACGAAAAGGGAAAAGTAATTCCCACCACCATCGATGACTTCTATGATATCATGTGCGATTACAGTTATTTCATCATGAGCTCCAGCAATGCCTTCATGGCCAGCGATGATATAAAAGTATACAAAGATGAAGTGAACCGCATGTTCTTCGGCGCCGATATGTTCACCAACGGTTATCTCTGGAAGGATTTCATATTTGTGAATGAACAGGATAATGACCAGGACTGGAACTTCCTGTACAAAACCATTTATAAATCCAATGTGGTGCTGGACAAGATCGACAAAGCCACCGGCTCCAATGAAGTGCTGCGCAAAAAAACAAAAGGCGAAGCGCTGGCACAAAGAGCCTATTCCTATTTCATGCTGGTGAATCTCTATTCACAACATTATAATCCTGCTACCTACGAGAAAGACCTGGGCGTTCCACTCTACCTGGTAGCAGATATCAATGATGCCAAACCACGCGCTACAGTAAAAGCGGTATACGATCAGATCGAGAAGGACCTGACAGATGCATTGCCACTGTTGCCTCCGACACCTGAATTCAATTACCATCCCAGCCAGGCAGGCGTGAACGGACTGCTTGCTAAAGTATATCTCTACCAGGGAAAGTATGAACTGGCAAAACAAAAAGCACAGGCTGCATTGGATGTATACAGTTTCCTGTACGATCTCAAGGACATGGACTTCATTCCCGGTCTGCCGAAATACCTGGGCGTGGCCGGCGCTCCCAACCGTGCCATCGATAACAGGGAAGGTCTCTGGCACAAACAGGCGCATAATACTTTCATCTATATGATCGGCGTATACATGTCTGATGAACACCGCGCGCTCTACAACAATAAAGACCGCAGGCTCTACCTCACACTGATCGAAGAAGGCATGTTCGGCAACAACCAGCATGGTCTCAATATCTGGCCAAAAGAGAAATATTTCAAGATCGGCGTATACACGCCCGAGTTATATCTCATCCGCGCAGAATGCAATGCCAGACTGAACCAACCTGGTCTCGCCATCGATGACCTCAATACCCTTCGTGCAAAAAGATTCCTGCCTGCCGACTTCGTGGCCATCGACAGGAACCAGACCGATCTGCAGGCCCTCGAACTGGTACTAAAGGAACGCAGGATGGAACTGTTTGCAGAAGGATGGAGATGGTTCGATCTCAAACGCCTTAACCTTGATCCCAGGTTCAGAAAAGATATCAGCAGGGACTGGGGCGGAGAAACCATCACACTGAAACCAGACGACAAGAACTATGTACTTCCCATTCCCAAAAAAGTGATGGTCCTCAACCCGCTACTGGAACAAAATCCGAGAGATAACAGACAATAA
- a CDS encoding SusC/RagA family TonB-linked outer membrane protein, which produces MHLTCKNAGLRRHSIQLPGAQQTPGGPAVFSPFPRLQQTLRIMRLLMFFMLAGFLQVSASGVSQTVTLSMRKAPAEKVFRSIEQQTGFTFIVFKKDLEKMPSVTLRLENTPLKDALDQCFEHSPFTYIIDDKNIIVQAKQPASLAFPPLYPTYIVYNGVVKGPNGQQLPGVNIQVKGTQTGTVTNNDGAFSINANPGNILVISAIGYETVEHKLVSNDTSITIVMKIKTNIMDTSVVTVVNTGYQSFNRDRATGSFGYIGSVDLDRQIGAIDITQKFLMLPGVQLVNGNPIIRGKSSLNASQSPLLVIDGFASELGYSSINPNDVESITILRDASAASIWGARASNGVIVITTKQAKKGSGPPVFSFSSSIQFLEMPEIEALRIANSSQLVDVEIEALDKGWYNTNNPENNVGYSRAYEIYRNRKNNVISEEEAKKQYDVLRNNDAWSQKDLFFRTGLLTNQHLSVSGATNQNRYYISMNYQDNKTTARQTEYKRMNLLVKNSYQIIPQLRFDADLNITYQKGMNNGLSTYDFVRQRRYEMFLDENGNYVPVYEPYRTIQRNQELMNKGYLDWNKNLKRDFDNFDKTWSIFAPRINFTLAWNATRALSFETKFQYERTENRNDDYQNLEIYNTRRLINEFTIIGSDNKPVNQLPSGPIFYQNNSSIQAINWRNQVKFDKEWNGSQHRVNILAGTEISRVRTLERKDRYHNYDKQRLTYSQIDADKLAGGVTGWNGGNLNYAPIFQPVVDKENRQFSMYANGSYTYDDRYIVSASGRIDKSNLFGATTNDKMTPLYSFGLAWNLSKEKFFRADFINNLKLRATIGLNGNIDRLTSKVLVGIPRTNDYSTGEDYLDIEFPENSKLRWESTRSTNFGADIDLFNHRLEISADYYIKKSYDLLGYVQADPSVGFEKVYKNTAEVSNKGIDIRISGDILRKGDLRWTSTLNLSLNKNKVTKVYVPTPSMDTYLTGGKSREKEGKPIDYFYSYNWAGLNGNGEPMAYNDKGEKVPWSTSQTPKLEWLVYSGSTVPNVFGSFMNVISWKRFTLTPIFTYQFGAVMRAPVTYVRSGIPVLEDISTRWRKAGDENITNLPGLFTTANEPYQRRLFYAQNSSRVVSADFVRLSVLSLSYNLPQRWTGNIFRNIQLAAQGTNVFLWKKNDLGIDPEAITRNSGDLSLPEVKTWTIQLKLDF; this is translated from the coding sequence ATGCATTTAACTTGTAAGAATGCAGGCCTGCGCCGGCATTCCATTCAATTACCCGGGGCGCAGCAGACGCCCGGCGGACCCGCCGTTTTCAGCCCGTTTCCCCGGTTACAACAAACACTGCGTATTATGAGGCTGCTTATGTTTTTTATGCTCGCAGGATTCCTGCAGGTTTCAGCCAGTGGAGTATCCCAGACCGTAACGCTTTCCATGAGAAAAGCCCCGGCAGAAAAAGTGTTCCGCAGTATCGAACAGCAAACCGGATTCACTTTCATCGTATTCAAAAAAGACCTTGAGAAAATGCCTTCCGTTACCCTCAGGCTCGAGAATACACCACTGAAAGATGCACTGGACCAGTGTTTCGAACACAGCCCATTTACTTATATCATCGATGATAAAAATATTATCGTGCAGGCAAAACAACCGGCATCTCTTGCATTTCCTCCATTGTATCCGACTTATATCGTGTACAACGGAGTAGTGAAGGGGCCCAACGGACAACAGCTGCCTGGCGTGAACATCCAGGTGAAAGGCACTCAAACCGGTACTGTAACCAACAACGACGGCGCTTTTTCCATCAATGCCAATCCGGGAAATATCCTCGTGATCAGCGCTATCGGATACGAAACAGTAGAACACAAACTGGTCAGCAATGACACTTCCATCACCATCGTGATGAAGATCAAAACCAATATCATGGACACTTCAGTAGTGACCGTGGTGAACACCGGCTATCAGAGCTTTAACCGCGATCGCGCCACCGGCTCTTTCGGATATATCGGCAGTGTGGATCTCGACAGGCAGATCGGCGCCATCGATATCACTCAGAAATTCCTGATGCTGCCCGGCGTACAGCTCGTGAACGGCAATCCGATCATCCGCGGAAAAAGCTCTCTCAACGCATCGCAATCCCCCCTCCTCGTAATCGATGGCTTTGCCTCTGAACTCGGCTACAGCAGTATCAATCCGAATGATGTTGAAAGTATCACCATCCTCCGCGACGCTTCCGCTGCATCCATCTGGGGAGCACGCGCATCCAACGGCGTGATCGTGATCACCACCAAACAGGCAAAGAAAGGTTCAGGCCCTCCCGTATTCTCTTTCAGCTCTTCCATACAGTTCCTGGAGATGCCGGAGATAGAAGCCCTTCGCATCGCCAACTCCTCCCAGCTCGTGGATGTGGAGATCGAAGCGCTCGACAAAGGCTGGTACAACACCAACAACCCCGAAAATAATGTAGGCTATTCCAGAGCATATGAAATCTACCGCAACCGGAAGAACAATGTGATCTCAGAAGAAGAAGCGAAGAAACAATACGATGTACTGCGCAACAATGACGCCTGGTCGCAAAAAGACCTGTTCTTCCGCACAGGTCTCCTTACCAATCAGCACCTCTCTGTTTCAGGCGCTACCAACCAGAACAGGTATTACATCTCCATGAATTACCAGGACAACAAAACCACAGCGCGTCAAACAGAGTATAAGCGCATGAACCTCCTCGTGAAAAACAGTTACCAGATCATTCCCCAACTCCGGTTCGATGCAGACCTCAACATCACCTATCAGAAAGGAATGAACAATGGCCTGAGCACCTACGATTTCGTGCGGCAGCGCCGCTATGAAATGTTCCTGGATGAAAATGGCAACTACGTTCCGGTGTACGAACCTTACAGGACCATCCAGCGCAACCAGGAATTGATGAACAAAGGGTATCTCGACTGGAACAAGAACCTGAAGAGAGACTTCGACAATTTCGACAAGACCTGGAGCATCTTCGCACCACGCATCAACTTCACCCTCGCATGGAACGCCACACGCGCACTCTCCTTCGAAACAAAATTCCAGTACGAAAGAACCGAGAACAGGAACGACGATTACCAGAATCTCGAGATCTACAATACCAGGAGGCTGATCAACGAGTTCACCATCATCGGATCGGACAATAAACCTGTTAACCAGTTACCCTCAGGCCCCATCTTTTACCAGAACAATTCCAGTATACAGGCCATCAACTGGAGGAACCAGGTCAAATTCGATAAAGAATGGAACGGATCACAACACCGCGTGAATATCCTCGCCGGTACCGAAATCTCCAGGGTGAGAACACTGGAACGCAAAGACCGTTACCACAATTATGATAAGCAAAGACTCACTTACAGCCAGATCGACGCCGACAAACTGGCCGGAGGCGTTACCGGATGGAACGGCGGAAATTTGAACTATGCACCGATCTTCCAGCCGGTAGTTGATAAAGAGAACCGCCAGTTCTCCATGTATGCCAATGGTTCTTACACTTATGATGACCGCTATATTGTGTCGGCCAGCGGACGTATCGACAAATCCAATCTCTTCGGTGCAACCACCAATGATAAGATGACGCCACTCTATAGTTTCGGCCTGGCCTGGAATCTGAGCAAAGAGAAATTCTTCCGGGCAGACTTCATCAACAACCTGAAACTCCGCGCCACTATAGGACTGAACGGTAATATCGACAGGCTCACCAGTAAAGTACTGGTAGGCATTCCCAGGACCAACGACTATTCTACCGGTGAAGACTACCTGGATATCGAATTCCCGGAAAACTCCAAACTCCGCTGGGAAAGCACCCGCAGCACCAACTTCGGAGCGGACATCGATCTCTTCAACCATCGCCTCGAAATCAGCGCTGATTACTATATCAAAAAAAGCTACGACCTCCTCGGCTATGTACAGGCAGATCCATCCGTTGGTTTTGAAAAAGTGTACAAGAACACAGCCGAAGTAAGCAACAAAGGCATCGATATCCGCATCAGCGGCGATATCCTGCGCAAAGGTGATCTCCGCTGGACATCCACCCTCAACCTTTCGCTCAACAAGAATAAAGTAACGAAAGTATATGTTCCCACCCCTTCCATGGACACCTACCTCACCGGCGGCAAAAGCAGGGAGAAGGAAGGCAAACCCATCGACTATTTCTACAGCTACAACTGGGCGGGGCTGAACGGGAATGGTGAACCGATGGCGTATAATGATAAGGGTGAGAAAGTCCCCTGGAGCACTTCCCAAACTCCCAAACTGGAATGGCTCGTGTATTCCGGCAGCACAGTCCCGAATGTTTTCGGTTCATTCATGAATGTGATCAGCTGGAAAAGATTCACACTCACCCCCATCTTCACATACCAGTTTGGCGCTGTAATGCGGGCCCCTGTTACCTATGTGCGCTCAGGCATTCCCGTACTGGAAGATATTTCAACAAGATGGCGCAAAGCAGGCGATGAGAACATCACCAACCTTCCCGGACTCTTTACCACTGCCAATGAACCTTATCAGCGCAGGCTGTTCTACGCACAGAATTCCAGCAGGGTGGTGAGCGCGGATTTTGTTCGTCTCAGTGTACTGAGCCTGAGTTACAACCTGCCACAACGCTGGACAGGCAACATCTTCCGCAATATTCAACTGGCGGCCCAGGGCACCAATGTTTTCCTCTGGAAGAAAAACGATCTCGGTATCGACCCCGAAGCCATCACAAGGAATTCTGGCGACCTCAGTCTGCCTGAAGTGAAAACATGGACCATCCAACTGAAACTGGATTTCTAA
- a CDS encoding FecR family protein — protein MSTTPDRFNYLFSRYTSNQCTRAELQELFDQFRKMEPESVYPYMDSLYENISPGSAVDKIDWDELYEKITEEQQPVRRLFTLKKIAVAASILAITTTAAWYLLSRSDKNKTSPPFIAATTDIPPGRDVAMLTLADGTQVMLDSTANGHIAEQGGIRILKQADGELNYLPQNGQSNAAGMLNTLSTPRGGHYRLTLPDGSKVWLNAASSIRYPAAFNNKERKVEITGEAYLEVAKFRNLPFYVQSPNGQVQVLGTKFNVNAYANEPVVTTTLLEGKIGLTTSFQKTPMILEPGEQAVYPQGNSSQPDYLNEIKIQKADTGPVIAWTQNAFVFSNTSLAVAMRQIERWYDVDVVMKGDLANEAIMANLSRDIPISRVMHKLSLTGHLHFTIEGKKIIVTR, from the coding sequence ATGTCAACAACACCAGACAGATTCAATTATCTCTTCTCACGCTATACCAGCAACCAGTGCACCCGCGCCGAGTTGCAGGAACTGTTCGATCAGTTCAGGAAAATGGAACCGGAGTCAGTATATCCTTACATGGATTCGCTCTATGAAAACATTTCCCCGGGGTCGGCAGTGGATAAAATCGACTGGGATGAGCTCTACGAAAAGATCACAGAGGAACAGCAACCTGTAAGAAGATTGTTCACCCTGAAAAAGATCGCAGTGGCCGCCTCGATCCTGGCGATCACCACAACCGCCGCCTGGTACCTGCTTTCACGAAGCGATAAGAACAAGACCAGTCCTCCCTTCATTGCTGCCACTACAGATATTCCACCCGGAAGGGATGTTGCCATGCTCACACTTGCAGATGGCACGCAGGTAATGCTGGACAGTACAGCCAATGGTCATATTGCCGAGCAGGGCGGCATCCGCATCCTCAAACAGGCTGACGGAGAACTGAACTATCTTCCACAGAACGGTCAGTCGAATGCTGCAGGCATGCTCAATACGTTAAGTACACCCAGGGGCGGACATTATCGTTTAACCCTGCCTGATGGCAGCAAGGTCTGGCTTAATGCCGCTTCCTCCATCCGCTACCCGGCTGCCTTCAATAACAAAGAGCGCAAGGTGGAGATCACTGGCGAAGCTTATCTCGAAGTGGCCAAATTCAGGAATCTTCCTTTCTACGTACAATCACCGAACGGCCAGGTACAGGTACTCGGCACAAAGTTCAACGTGAACGCCTATGCGAATGAACCGGTAGTAACCACCACGCTACTGGAAGGGAAGATCGGTCTCACTACCAGTTTTCAGAAAACACCCATGATCCTGGAGCCGGGAGAACAGGCAGTCTATCCGCAGGGCAATAGCTCCCAACCCGATTATTTGAATGAGATCAAAATACAAAAAGCAGATACCGGTCCTGTTATTGCCTGGACGCAAAATGCATTCGTGTTCTCCAATACCAGCCTGGCAGTTGCCATGCGACAGATCGAACGCTGGTATGATGTGGATGTGGTGATGAAAGGAGACCTGGCCAATGAAGCCATCATGGCCAATCTTTCACGAGACATCCCCATCTCACGCGTGATGCATAAGCTCAGCCTCACAGGCCATCTGCATTTCACTATCGAAGGAAAAAAGATTATCGTAACACGCTAA